In Helianthus annuus cultivar XRQ/B chromosome 8, HanXRQr2.0-SUNRISE, whole genome shotgun sequence, a single genomic region encodes these proteins:
- the LOC110873037 gene encoding branched-chain-amino-acid aminotransferase 2, chloroplastic, with protein MIRQSPILRRLLQISSSKVGARCFTAQASSALRESEPVIRYEEYADVDWNNLGFGLTRTDYMYKAKCTLNSTFEQGQVTDYGNVELSPAAGVLNYGQGIFEGTKAFRGEDGRILLFRPDQNAVRMQIGAERMCMESPSIQQFVDAVKQTAIANKRWIPPSGKGSLYLRPLLIGSGPTLGVSPAPEYTFLVYASPVGNYFKEGTAPLNLCVNTEYHRATRGGAGGVKSITNYAPVIKAMLKAKEQGFSDVLYLDSVHKKYIEEVSSCNIFLVKGNTISTPATVGTILEGITRKSIIDIARDLGYKVEERLVAVDELMEADEVFTTGTAVSVASVGSVTYNGQRVEYKTGDKLVNQKLYKTLVGIQVGKIEDKYNWVVEIK; from the exons ATGATCCGACAGAGTCCCATCCTTCGTCGACTGCTTCAGATTTCATCGTCAAAG GTTGGAGCAAGATGCTTCACGGCACAGGCTAGTTCTGCTCTACGAGAAAGCGAACCTGTGATCAG ATATGAGGAATACGCGGATGTTGATTGGAATAATTTGGGTTTCGGTCTGACCCGAACTGATTACATGTACAAGGCTAAATGCACTTTGAACAGCACTTTTGAGCAAGGACAAGTGACCGATTATGGCAACGTCGAGTTAAGCCCGGCTGCAGGAGTTCTAAACTATGGACAG GGAATTTTCGAAGGTACAAAAGCTTTCAGGGGAGAGGACGGTAGGATTTTGCTATTTCGACCAGATCAAAATGCAGTCCGTATGCAAATCGGAGCCGAGAGAATGTGCATGGAATCACCATCTATACAACAATTTGTGGATGCAGTGAAACAAACCGCTATAGCGAACAAACGTTGG ATTCCACCATCAGGAAAAGGATCACTATATCTTAGGCCTTTGCTCATTGGAAGTGGGCCAACATTGGGGGTATCTCCGGCTCCTGAGTACACATTCTTAGTATATGCCTCACCTGTAGGCAATTATTTTAAG GAGGGTACGGCACCCTTGAACTTATGCGTTAACACTGAGTATCATCGTGCAACTCGCGGTGGGGCAGGAGGTGTCAAAAGCATAACCAATTATGCCCCG GTAATTAAAGCTATGCTTAAAGCAAAGGAACAAGGGTTCTCCGATGTATTGTACCTAGATTCAGTTCATAAAAAGTACATCGAGGAAGTTAGTTCTTGTAACATTTTCCTTGTAAAG GGGAACACTATATCAACTCCTGCGACAGTAGGTACGATTCTTGAAGGAATCACAAGAAAGAGCATCATTGATATCGCACGAGACTTAGGATACAAG GTTGAGGAACGTTTGGTTGCAGTAGACGAATTGATGGAAGCCGACGAAGTGTTCACTACAGGAACCGCTGTTAGTGTTGCTTCCGTTGGTAGCGTAACATACAATGGTCAAAG AGTAGAGTATAAAACAGGTGACAAATTGGTGAATCAGAAATTGTACAAAACACTAGTAGGGATTCAAGTTGGGAAGATTGAAGACAAATATAATTGGGTTGTTGAGATAAAGTAA